Proteins co-encoded in one Papaver somniferum cultivar HN1 chromosome 5, ASM357369v1, whole genome shotgun sequence genomic window:
- the LOC113279399 gene encoding protein bfr2-like, translated as MTNSGNPFPVDPANSTEYNQAKNLAFSLGEEDLERLRNEIREEINRRAEELALRQREKEERERRKRGRELDALDAAWKPKHFARSDSEAEGSHDGFEYPVEEINTNEEDSDVAEEKKRMERYFDWKIRRRFDHERANPKICSRTMREGEPSDDDEELLDAAGDEDDEDEDSDESTSSEDDQTFPASSGSSYSAQYEEDEDWSYDEDDF; from the exons ATGACGAACTCCGGTAACCCTTTTCCGGTTGATCCTGCCAATTCAACAGAATACAACCAAGCCAAAAACCTTGCATTTTCACTaggagaagaagatttagagagattGAGGAATGAGATTCGGGAGGAGATAAACAGACGGGCAGAGGAATTGGCCCTTCGTCAGAGAGAGAAGGAAGAGAGGGAGAGAAGGAAGAGAGGGAGAGAACTTGATGCTTTGGATGCTGCTTGGAAGCCAAAGCATTTTGCAAGG AGTGACTCTGAAGCAGAGGGTTCTCACGATGGGTTTGAGTATCCGGTTGAAGAAATAAATACAAATGAAGAGGATTCAGATgttgcagaagagaagaagaggatggaGAGGTATTTTGATTGGAAAATTCGTAGGCGGTTTGATCATGAGAGAGCCAATCCGAAGATCTGTTCCAGGACCATGCGTGAGGGAGAACCCAGCGATGATGATGAAGAGCTTTTGGATGCTGCAGGTGATGAGGATGACgaggatgaggatagtgatgagaGTACTTCATCTGAAGATGATCAAACTTTTCCTGCTTCATCAGGCAGTAGTTACAGTGCACAATATGAGGAGGACGAGGACTGGAGTTACGATGAAGATGACTTTTAG